In Uranotaenia lowii strain MFRU-FL chromosome 2, ASM2978415v1, whole genome shotgun sequence, one genomic interval encodes:
- the LOC129749795 gene encoding major facilitator superfamily domain-containing protein 12-like, whose translation MSKKATIVDKKPQQNGTSGIQSYGAIDDITAAPLSESTPGAGTTVPNGDPGGPSGGTDPQAMEKRSTIKVFEKIGFGLGHVYNDLCAGVWFSYTLLFMQGALGMPATEAGALVMLGQVGDAIATPIVGFLTDKYGTKRQWHIAGTLIVFFTFPMIFSLCPWCDVAPHWWEIVYFAIVILTFQFGWPIVQITHLAMIPELSRTQKDRSDLTAVRYSVSIISNVVVYIVTWAVLRSRSTGDSQIGAADAYRFRDIALILTLVGVSMSVLFNFSLTFSGYEHRRHTALQHNVISGPGKERPNQRKSQDPEKQALLRSEQQHHDSNGEPAVAGCSKRGENGTVVGDGMLKDGQHDDVVLRKPKKNFFRSPLLYQNALLYVFSRLFMTTSLVYMPLWLDERSLQPDPVQNNASVEHLATVPLVSFLASFIASLVLKYSNRYVGNSWMYLVGSAVSLSVCTWIALSTQASTFSTLELLVIASLFGAGSSITMISSLCITADMIGKHADQGGFIYSAVTFTDKLITGIVVVIIESMKCHDRADCPDYYRSVLAYACGTAAGLGCVTLASLACTRPRVQRRTQVR comes from the exons atgtctaaaaaagcTACCATAGTCGATaagaaaccccaacaaaatggtaCCTCCGGTATTCAAAGTTACGGTGCAATAGACGATATAACCGCAGCCCCTTTGTCCGAATCAACCCCTGGAGCAGGAACAACAGTACCAAACGGAGACCCTGGAGGACCTTCGGGTGGCACGGACCCACAAGCGATGGAAAAGCGATCCACTATTAAAGTATTCGAGAAGATAGGCTTTGGCCTAGGCCACGTCTACAATGACCTGTGCGCGGGAGTTTGGTTCAGCTACACCTTGCTGTTCATGCAGGGTGCCTTGGGGATGCCGGCCACCGAAGCCGGTGCCCTGGTCATGTTGGGTCAAGTTGGTGATGCCATTGCCACGCCGATAGTCGGATTCCTAACGGACAAATATGGCACCAAGCGGCAGTGGCACATTGCAG GTACCCTCATCGTATTCTTCACCTTCCCGATGATCTTCTCGTTGTGTCCCTGGTGCGATGTGGCCCCGCACTGGTGGGAGATTGTCTACTTTGCcattgtgatattgacgttccAGTTTGGGTGGCCCATCGTTCAGATAACGCATCTGGCCATGATTCCGGAACTGTCGCGAACCCAGAAGGACCGATCGGATTTGACTGCGGTGCGCTATTCGGTATCCATCATCTCCAACGTGGTGGTGTACATTGTGACGTGGGCGGTGCTACGGAGTCGATCCACCGGGGATAGTCAGATCGGGGCTGCCGATGCGTACCGGTTTCGG GACATAGCTCTTATCCTTACGCTGGTTGGAGTTTCCATGTCAGTGCTGTTTAACTTTTCGCTAACATTTAGCGGCTACGAGCATCGACGGCACACGGCTCTACAGCATAACGTAATCTCCGGACCGGGAAAGGAAAGACCCAATCAACGCAAATCTCAGGACCCGGAAAAGCAAGCTTTGCTCCGGTCCGAACAACAGCACCACGATTCGAACGGCGAGCCGGCCGTTGCCGGGTGCTCTAAGCGTGGCGAAAATGGCACAGTCGTTGGAGATGGGATGCTGAAGGATGGCCAACATGATGACGTTGTGCTGCGAAAGccaaagaaaaatttcttcagatCTCCACTACTGTACCAGAATGCCTTGCT CTACGTCTTTTCACGACTGTTCATGACGACATCACTAGTCTACATGCCTCTATGGCTAGACGAACGTTCGCTTCAGCCTGATCCAGTTCAGAACAACGCCAGCGTCGAACATTTGGCCACGGTCCCCTTAGTATCTTTTCTGGCTTCTTTCATTGCCTCTTTGGTGCTCAAATACTCCAACAGATATGTCGGCAACAGTTGGATGTATCTGGTGGGATCAGCCGTCAGTTTAAGCGTCTGTACCTGGATCGCTCTCTCAACTCAGGCGTCCACGTTCAGCACCCTTGAATTGTTAGTAATAGCGTCACTTTTCGGTGCGGGCAGTTCCATCACAATGATCAGCAGTCTCTGCATAACAGCCGATATGATCGGCAAGCATGCAGATCAAGGTGGTTTCATCTACTCGGCCGTCACGTTCACCGATAAGCTGATCACCGGCATAGTTGTCGTCATCATTGAATCCAT GAAATGTCACGATCGAGCGGACTGTCCCGATTATTATCGGAGCGTGCTAGCTTACGCTTGCGGAACGGCCGCCGGACTGGGATGTGTGACATTGGCATCACTGGCGTGCACTAGACCACGGGTCCAGCGAAGGACTCAAGTTCGATAA
- the LOC129743066 gene encoding uncharacterized protein LOC129743066, producing the protein MEKAMKCSWWEKLCVSPGRKPRGSVPRGSKPKPLHGEKPGQTTCSHCGPFEDGEGIKPKKAPAGNPDPGEAKKERQKGRTGRRPFFPHLLFAPSTVPYLPSLLGPQWQTPRVDQRHRCSRRRATEKENLHQQCCSSSVLQGGRILKKSTTSGSQSVLPVSSKQEVSRRSSTRASRLSFRAKSGRKRGKKQPPGRPQEAPQV; encoded by the exons ATGGAAAAGGCCATGAAatg TTCGTGGTGGGAAAAATTGTGTGTGTCGCCCGGGAGAAAACCGCGTGGAAGTGTGCCTCGGGGATCTAAACCAAAG CCACTACACGGCGAAAAGCCAGGCCAGACCACGTGCAGCCACTGCGGTCCATTCGAGGACGGAGAAGGCATCAAGCCTAAAAAAG CCCCAGCCGGGAATCCTGATCCGGGAGAAGCCAAGAAAGAACGGCAAAAGGGTCGCACAGGCAG GCGGCCCTTTTTTCCACATCTGCTTTTTGCTCCATCTACGGTTCCCTATCTACCATCACTATTGGGACCTCAGTGGCAGACTCCCAGGGTTGACCAGCGACATCGGTGCAGCAGGAGAAGAGCAACCGAGAAGGAGAATTTGCACCAGCAGTGTTGTTCCTCCTCGGTGCTCCAGGGCGGTCGAATTTTGAAGAAGAGCACCACCAGTGGTTCCCAATCGGTGCTCCCGGTGTCAAGCAAACAGGAGGTGAGCAGGAGAAGCTCCACCCGCGCTAGCAGATTGTCGTTCCGTGCGAAGAGCGGCAGGAAAAGGGGGAAGAAGCAGCCCCCTGGTAGACCCCAGGAGGCGCCACAAGTGtag
- the LOC129743067 gene encoding uncharacterized protein LOC129743067 — MSPELNIEVCQRAVVELRNHVDLATQNRNADQMACAKSRLLHYRQRLSLIPVVASLEETRRVVCELVETLLAQIECVNSAVNMVLSETENTSLSTSVPTIQAENSSSRDACDALTIPPRPQAVGNDEGARARMQEADVEPSSLPFQEGRQGQRDLEEVIIRRSGSSAGLAAVNVLDELRLDIQQRQRRQQQLNDSFTNRSGSNYDRRMQKAIHNWPFKFRGEKDTTSLNIFLDRVETFARSEGIDDQTLLASIKHLLLEDALDWYSRALAQRRLYSWQAFKQEIRREFLPSGYAQILRLEASFRFQGANETFDKFFRDISTLFRFIDPPLTEEEKLFIVKKNMNMDYATIVTAAQPKTLMDLVNVCSNFDETRLLLNQQRRIPIPHNHLLEPNFATPATTSRSQQHQQQRFGRLQAVEADEQLYGATSYSAPSHRLPIQQPRFNRVHAVENEAQQGAAATSAIQTEADLVDPEDADGLQGDFNQLYEQVCAMKLQLERRSNRFNTGLQQQHSQQRPEQRQQPPTISAAQNNLVNRQGSQAENYRIQHPLQQQAKWAPRQQLQQQQQLQQQQPQRQFQQHYQPQLQNQQLQQAGSNMYDLDPVQHTAYRPALCWNCDEEGHRFPDCTKAQRSGKRRSEEVVDGGPDSSQHSYQPSIPPDLQDINSIIINPGHDNRPHAVLDVLGKKVTALLDSGANCSLLGGSKAQIVEELGLRKEALNGGIKTADGTPHQINHFTRLPISYNNRSEILPVLLVPSLPDCAIMGMNFWQTFGVKAVCFSIMNNEIEQDAEPLKELSPEQQKRLDQVVRIFPKAEDGKLGRTQIYEHQIDVGNAPPRKQRYYPMSQYVLAEVNKEVDRMLSLDVIEEAVFSPWNNPLVAVKKKDGRYRVCLDARHLNSIMVNEGYPIPQISAIINNLGGCSYISSIDLKDAFWQMPLQQKSRPLTAFTVPSRGHYQFKVVPFGICTASQGLARLMTHLFADMEPFVFHYLDDIIICSKTFDEHVAVLQEVATRLRQANLTISPEKSKFCRQRIKYLGYVLSEGGWRVDEEKVESIVKFPVPSTRKEVQRFLGLCGWYRRFIPEFSRIAAPITELTKAKIKFRWTTAAEEAFLKLKSALVTAPVLAMPDYTKPFSIACDASDVAIGAVLTQDIEGEEHPISYFSQKLSSSERKYTVTEKECLAVIRAIEKFRGYVEGVRFVVYCDHSALSYLKTLKNPTALMSRWLLRLNAFDFEIRYRKGSCNTVPDALSRVVCSLVFSISEENDPWYKNIVKQVERKGDKYPDFRIANNELYKNCHYKDEAGLITHRWKKVVPENHRAELIRRYHDAPSAAHLGFQKTWHKLQQHYYWPKMQDNVARYVKACTTCKASKAPNIRMMPQMGKLKPAKVPWELISIDFVGPLTRSKKGNTVLLVIVDWITKYVIAHPMRAADSSKMVEFLEEKVFLKFSRPRIILSDNGKQFESQVFRALLSRHNIIHMKTAFYAPQVNNAERVNRVLITCVRSLLEEDHREWDKNLAAITAAINSAKHESTGVSPHFANFGRELLLHTDLYTLQDLNVSDDPKVAQEMRLSTINRIHKFIQQRIKKTHEKTKQRYDLQKRTVSFQPGELVWRRSFVLSSKADHINKKLDPKFIPAIVKEKLGANLYTLEDVVTGKRGRYHVKDIKPD, encoded by the exons ATGTCGCCGGAGTTGAACATCGAGGTCTGCCAGAGGGCAGTGGTAGAATTGAGAAATCATGTTGATTTAGCCACGCAGAATAGAAATGCCGATCAAATGGCTTGCGCGAAATCGAGATTGCTTCATTACCGGCAAAGATTATCACTGATTCCAGTGGTCGCGAGTTTAGAGGAAACGCGTAGGGTCGTGTGCGAGCTTGTAGAGACGCTGCTAGCTCAGATAGAGTGCGTGAACAGTGCAGTCAATATGGTGTTAAGTGAAACAGAAAACACTAGCCTTTCAACTAGTGTCCCAACCATCCAGGCAGAGAACAGTAGCAGTAGGGATGCCTGCGATGCGTTGACGATTCCACCGAGGCCACAAGCAGTCGGAAATGATGAAGGAGCACGAGCACGGATGCAAGAAGCGGATGTCGAGCCGTCTTCTCTTCCATTCCAAGAAGGCAGACAAGGACAGAGGGACTTGGAGGAAGTAATCATCCGGAGGTCGGGTAGTTCGGCTGGTCTGGCTGCTGTGAACGTTCTGGACGAACTGCGGCTCGACATTCAACAACGACAAAGAAGGCAGCAGCAATTGAACGACAGCTTTACAAACCGAAGTGGTAGCAACTACGACAGGCGGATGCAGAAGGCGATTCACAATTGGCCTTTCAAGTTCCGAGGCGAAAAGGACACCACGTCCCTCAACATTTTCCTAGACCGAGTGGAGACATTTGCCAGATCAGAGGGAATCGACGATCAGACACTTCTGGCTTCCATAAAGCACCTGTTGCTGGAAGACGCCCTAGACTGGTACTCCAGAGCACTTGCCCAACGTCGCCTGTATTCCTGGCAAGCATTTAAACAAGAAATTCGACGTGAATTCCTGCCTAGTGGATACGCTCAGATCCTTAGGTTAGAAGCCAGCTTTCGTTTTCAAGGTGCCAACGAAACGTTCGATAAGTTCTTCCGTGACATCTCTACACTATTCCGCTTCATCGATCCACCACTTACGGAAGAGGAGAAGTTGTTCATAGTCAAGAAAAACATGAACATGGACTATGCAACAATAGTAACAGCCGCTCAGCCAAAGACATTGATGGACCTGGTCAACGTCTGCAGCAACTTCGACGAAACAAGGCTATTGCTGAACCAGCAGCGCAGGATTCCAATTCCGCACAACCACTTACTAGAACCGAACTTCGCAACACCAGCAACAACAAGTCGGTCTCAGCAACACCAGCAGCAGCGTTTCGGGAGATTGCAAGCAGTGGAGGCGGACGAGCAGTTGTACGGAGCCACATCATACTCAGCACCATCGCATCGGCTTCCAATACAACAGCCACGCTTCAACAGAGTACATGCGGTGGAGAACGAGGCCCAGCAAGGTGCGGCTGCAACGTCAGCTATCCAAACTGAAGCAGATCTAGTGGATCCAGAAGATGCAGACGGTTTGCAAGGGGACTTCAACCAGCTGTACGAGCAAGTTTGTGCCATGAAGCTTCAACTGGAGCGCAGATCGAATCGTTTCAATACAGGACTACAGCAGCAACACTCTCAACAACGACCGGAACAGCGTCAGCAACCGCCTACAATTTCGGCAGCTCAGAACAATTTGGTGAATCGGCAAGGCAGTCAAGCGGAGAACTATCGAATACAACATCCGTTGCAACAGCAAGCTAAATGGGCGCCGCGGCAGCAgcttcaacagcagcagcagcttcaacaacagcagcctcAACGGCAATTCCAACAGCACTATCAACCACAGCTCCAGAACCAGCAGCTTCAGCAAGCAGGCAGCAACATGTACGATCTAGATCCTGTTCAGCATACAGCGTACCGCCCAGCGCTTTGCTGGAACTGCGATGAGGAGGGGCATAGGTTTCCGGATTGCACGAAGGCACAG CGAAGCGGAAAACGCCGCAGCGAGGAGGTGGTAGATGGAGGGCCAGATTCTTCGCAACACAGCTATCAACCTTCAATACCTCCCGATTTACAAGACATCAACTCTATCATTATCAATCCCGGACATGACAATCGTCCACACGCCGTTCTGGACGTTCTTGGAAAGAAAGTTACAGCTTTGTTGGACAGTGGTGCAAACTGTTCTTTGTTAGGTGGCAGTAAAGCACAGATCGTAGAAGAGCTTGGACTGCGAAAAGAAGCACTGAACGGTGGGATCAAGACAGCGGATGGAACGCCACACCAGATCAATCACTTCACACGTCTGCCAATATCGTACAACAATCGAAGCGAAATTTTGCCGGTTCTACTCGTGcctagcttgccagattgcgcTATCATGGGCATGAACTTCTGGCAAACGTTTGGCGTCAAGGCAGTGTGCTTCTCGATAATGAACAATGAAATTGAACAAGATGCAGAACCGCTGAAGGAGCTTTCACCAGAACAGCAAAAGCGACTAGACCAAGTGGTACGCATATTTCCGAAGGCAGAAGATGGTAAGCTTGGCAGGACGCAGATCTACGAACATCAAATCGACGTCGGAAATGCGCCGCCAAGGAAACAACGGTACTACCCAATGTCACAGTACGTCCTAGCGGAAGTCAACAAGGAAGTCGACCGGATGCTATCCCTGGACGTGATCGAAGAAGCAGTGTTCTCACCGTGGAACAATCCACTGGTAGCGGTGAAGAAGAAGGATGGCAGATACCGGGTATGTTTAGACGCAAGACACCTGAACTCAATCATGGTGAACGAAGGTTATCCGATACCGCAGATCTCCGCAATCATCAATAACCTCGGAGGATGCTCGTACatatcttcaattgacttgaaggATGCCTTCTGGCAAATGCCGCTCCAACAAAAGTCACGACCCTTAACAGCATTCACTGTACCATCCCGTGGTCACTACCAATTTAAGGTTGTTCCTTTTGGTATCTGTACGGCAAGTCAAGGACTCGCAAGACTAATGACACATCTTTTCGCGGACATGGAGCCATTCGTCTTTCATTATTTGGACGACATTATTATCTGCTCTAAAACGTTTGACGAACACGTAGCAGTTCTTCAGGAAGTGGCAACCAGGCTACGTCAGGCGAATCTCACcatttctccggaaaaatccaAGTTCTGTCGCCAACGCATAAAATATTTGGGCTACGTTCTCAGTGAAGGAGGATGGAGGGTCGACGAGGAAAAGGTGGAGAGCATCGTCAAATTTCCAGTTCCAAGTACACGAAAGGAAGTTCAAAGATTCTTAGGCTTATGCGGATGGTATCGACGCTTCATTCCAGAGTTCTCACGAATCGCTGCACCAATCACGGAGCTCACGAAAGCCAAGATCAAATTTCGATGGACAACAGCAGCAGAAGAAGCTTTTCTCAAACTCAAGTCAGCTCTAGTCACCGCTCCAGTACTTGCGATGCCGGACTACACAAAACCGTTCTCAATAGCATGCGACGCTAGCGATGTCGCGATTGGTGCTGTATTGACGCAGGACATCGAGGGAGAAGAACACCCGATCAGTTATTTTTCCCAGAAGCTATCTTCGTCGGAGCGAAAATACACAGTCACAGAAAAAGAGTGCTTAGCAGTTATTCGTGCGATAGAAAAGTTCCGTGGGTATGTAGAAGGAGTACGTTTCGTCGTTTACTGTGACCATTCCGCACTCAGCTACCTGAAAACTTTAAAGAACCCCACAGCTTTGATGAGCAGATGGCTTTTGAGACTCAACGCGTTCGACTTCGAAATCAGGTACCGGAAGGGCAGCTGCAACACCGTACCAGATGCGCTATCCAGAGTAGTCTGTTCGCTAGTGTTTTCGATTTCCGAGGAGAATGATCCATGGTACAAGAACATCGTCAAGCAGGTGGAACGGAAAGGCGATAAATATCCCGACTTTCGTATCGCAAACAACGAGCTCTACAAAAATTGTCATTACAAGGACGAGGCTGGTTTAATCACGCATCGATGGAAGAAAGTAGTTCCGGAAAACCACCGAGCAGAACTCATTCGTCGATACCACGacgcaccatcagcagcgcatctaGGCTTCCAGAAGACGTGGCACAAACTACAGCAGCACTATTACTGGCCGAAGATGCAGGACAACGTCGCCCGTTACGTCAAAGCATGCACTACGTGCAAGGCTAGTAAAGCGCCCAATATAAGAATGATGCCGCAGATGGGGAAGCTCAAGCCAGCGAAGGTCCCGTGGGAGCTAATTTCTATCGATTTCGTCGGACCCTTAACCAGATCCAAGAAAGGCAACACTGTGCTGCTAGTAATCGTCGACTGGATCACGAAATACGTCATCGCTCACCCGATGCGGGCCGCCGATTCGAGCAAGATGGTcgagtttttggaagaaaaggTGTTCCTCAAGTTCTCCAGACCGAGGATTATTCTATCAGATAACGGCAAGCAGTTCGAGTCGCAGGTGTTTCGAGCACTGCTAAGCCGTCACAACATTATCCACATGAAGACCGCTTTTTACGCACCGCAGGTCAACAACGCCGAGCGAGTGAACAGAGTTCTTATCACTTGTGTTCGATCGTTGTTGGAGGAAGATCATCGAGAGTGGGACAAGAACCTGGCCGCCATCAccgcagccatcaacagtgcgaaGCACGAATCAACCGGAGTCAGCCCGCACTTCGCCAACTTCGGAAGGGAACTTCTGTTGCATACGGACCTCTACACTCTGCAGGACTTAAACGTGTCAGACGATCCAAAGGTCGCGCAGGAGATGCGGTTGTCCACGATCAACAGGATTCACAAATTCATCCAACAGCGGATCAAGAAGACTCACGAGAAGACAAAGCAGCGCTACGATCTACAGAAGCGGACTGTGTCCTTTCAACCGGGCGAGCTAGTATGGCGCCGCTCGTTTGTTCTTTCTTCGAAGGCGGACCATATCAACAAGAAACTGGACCCCAAATTTATTCCGGCTATCGTTAAAGAAAAGCTGGGAGCCAATCTCTACACTCtggaggatgtcgtcaccggaAAGCGAGGTCGCTACCACGTGAAGGACATCAAACCAGACTAA